Below is a window of Funiculus sociatus GB2-C1 DNA.
GCCAAGCCAGCAAAAATATGCTTAAACAGATGGGTTGGTCTAGTTTACTGATTTTGACGGTTGCTAGTGTGCCAGCAGTTAGCCAAAGTCTAACTGTGCAGGATGTTCCCAATCCCCGCCGGACTTATGGCGGCTGGGTTACAGATGCCGCCAATATGCTGAGTCCTGAGACTGAAACAAAAATTAATTCTCTCATTTCCCAGCTAGAAGCCCAAAATGGTACTGAATTAGCTGTTGTCACAGTGGCGCAGACTCAGCCCCAAAAGACTCCTAAAGCATTTGCCACTGCTTTGTTTAATAACTGGGGTATTGGCAAAAAAGACCAGAATAACGGGGTGCTGCTGTTAATTTCTCAAAGCGATCGCCGAGTCGAAATTGAAACCGGGTATGGCGTTGAGTCAATTCTGCCTGATGCGCGGGTAAGCAATATCATCCAGCAAGAAATTACACCCCGCTTTAAAACGGGCGACTTTAATGGCGGCACAATGGCTGGAACGCAAGCGTTAGTTGTAGCTTTAAAGGCTTATCAACCGCAAATTGTTTCTGCCGATCGTAATTTTTTGGTTGAAATTGTCGGTTTTGTGGTGATAGGCGGGATAATTTTCCTTGTCGTGCTGGCAATCCTCCGTAGTCTGGTTCGCTGGTTCAACCGTCCGGTGTTAATGGAACCGACAGGGCGATCGCGTAGTTCCAATCTTTGGGGTTGCTCTCAAAACGTAGCTTGTTCGGTTTGCT
It encodes the following:
- a CDS encoding TPM domain-containing protein, yielding MLKQMGWSSLLILTVASVPAVSQSLTVQDVPNPRRTYGGWVTDAANMLSPETETKINSLISQLEAQNGTELAVVTVAQTQPQKTPKAFATALFNNWGIGKKDQNNGVLLLISQSDRRVEIETGYGVESILPDARVSNIIQQEITPRFKTGDFNGGTMAGTQALVVALKAYQPQIVSADRNFLVEIVGFVVIGGIIFLVVLAILRSLVRWFNRPVLMEPTGRSRSSNLWGCSQNVACSVCSQLMQKLDSTVVLPYLSQAEQVAQNLGSVKFEGWQCSNCYPDLTGSGIHIRGYITVFNRFSNCPTCQELTVERSDRILQSATIHSQRIRQVTQRCHCCSYSWETEETIPCVSPPPVTTQTMSASTSTACTSSTESYSGWSSGSNSDTTSSISSDTSSSSWSSGTNSDTTSSISSDTSSSSWSSDVSSYSTDCSSSDFGGGSSGGGGGGGDW